From the Lolium rigidum isolate FL_2022 chromosome 2, APGP_CSIRO_Lrig_0.1, whole genome shotgun sequence genome, one window contains:
- the LOC124691851 gene encoding two-component response regulator ORR24-like codes for MTVEKRVSGAGGGGGGDQFPVGMRVLAVDDDPTCLKVLENLLRRCQYHVTTTGQAATALKMLRENKDQFDLVISDVHMPDMDGFKLLELVGLEMDLPVIMLSANGETQTVMKGITHGACDYLLKPVRLEQLKTIWQHVIRRNTKPRGSDNDDAGQKAQNGEGENGGANRNKRQSRRDRDENGDDGDDSDDNSNENGDSSSQKKPRVVWSVELHRKFVAAVNQLGIDKAVPKKILDLMNVENITRENVASHLQKYRLYLKRMSMDASRQANLVAALGGRNPAYSNMNSLDVFRHYNNAYGRYRPVPTSTHSQSNNFLARMNTPSAYGMHGLLSSQPLQLSHAQNTMGTSLNDLGVNNGNLIRAPHMSTMVTGTSGNSFANISNGVSLAPANRSVQPLESSNRQHLGRINSSSTDSFSSFAGESPHFPDLGRSSNTWQSAVPSNIQELGQNGSMSQATLQVNGHRMEPVSSFTTSSNQITSLGNEMQSQAASLASSTLPMVFNQDAAPFTFTSSTNSREALNSNLAFSNSGINNSLPNLRIDSSAVPRQALDGGNAGGGASLQDGRIDQHTTGNQLNYTNDLMGTSRLQRGLSGSLDDIVVDMFRPDNDNGGLFIDGDWQLV; via the exons ATGACCGTGGAGAAGCGGGTGagcggggccggcggcggcggcggcggggaccagTTCCCGGTCGGCATGCGcgtgctcgccgtcgacgacgacccaACCTGCCTCAAGGTGCTCGAGAACCTCCTACGACGCTGCCAGTATCACG TGACAACTACTGGGCAGGCAGCCACGGCTCTCAAGATGCTCAGGGAGAACAAGGACCAGTTCGACCTGGTCATCAGCGATGTGCACATGCCGGACATGGATGGCTTCAAGCTCCTCGAGCTCGTTGGACTCGAGATGGACCTCCCAGTCATCA TGTTGTCTGCAAATGGGGAGACACAGACAGTCATGAAGGGCATAACCCATGGAGCATGTGACTACCTGCTGAAGCCGGTGCGTCTTGAGCAGCTGAAGACGATATGGCAACATGTGATTAGGCGGAATACCAAGCCCCGTGGGAGTGACAATGATGATGCTGGTCAGAAGGCGCAGAATGGTGAAGGTGAGAATGGGGGTGCTAACCGCAACAAGAGGCAGTCGCGGAGGGATAGAGATGagaatggagatgatggtgatgattctGATGATAACAGCAATGAGAATGGGGACTCGTCGTCCCAGAAGAAGCCAAGGGTTGTGTGGTCTGTGGAGCTGCACCGCAAGTTTGTTGCTGCTGTCAATCAGCTTGGCATCGACA AGGCTGTTCCAAAGAAGATACTGGATCTCATGAACGTAGAGAACATCACCAGGGAGAATGTTGCTAGTCACCTGCAG AAGTATCGTCTGTACCTGAAAAGGATGAGTATGGACGCGAGCAGACAAGCTAACTTAGTTGCTGCACTTGGAGGAAGAAACCCTGCTTACAGCAATATGAATTCACTGGATGTCTTCAGGCACTATAACAATGCATATGGGAGATACAGGCCAGTCCCAACCAGCACCCATTCTCAGTCAAATAACTTCCTTGCAAGGATGAACACCCCTTCTGCATACGGAATGCATGGTTTGCTGTCTTCACAGCCACTCCAGCTTAGTCATGCCCAAAATACTATGGGTACTTCCCTGAACGATTTAGGGGTCAATAATGGTAATCTGATCAGGGCTCCACACATGTCAACAATGGTGACTGGTACTTCTGGTAATTCGTTTGCAAACATATCAAATGGTGTATCACTGGCTCCTGCAAATAGGTCAGTTCAGCCTCTTGAATCAAGCAACCGACAACACCTAGGTCGGATAAATTCATCTTCAACAGACTCATTTAGCTCATTCGCTGGCGAGTCTCCCCACTTTCCAGATCTTGGAAGAAGTAGTAACACCTGGCAATCTGCAGTTCCATCCAACATTCAGGAACTTGGTCAGAATGGCAGCATGTCCCAAGCAACCTTGCAAGTGAATGGCCACAGGATGGAACCTGTCTCAAGCTTTACAACGTCATCAAATCAGATTACGTCTCTGGGAAATGAGATGCAGAGCCAAGCAGCATCACTTGCTAGCAGTACACTTCCGATGGTATTCAATCAGGATGCAGCGCCATTCACCTTTACAAGCAGCACAAACTCAAGAGAAGCGCTGAATAGCAACCTTGCCTTTAGCAATTCAGGCATCAACAATTCATTGCCAAACCTCCGCATAGACAGTTCGGCTGTACCAAGGCAGGCTCTGGATGGTGGGAATGCAGGCGGCGGTGCCTCTCTGCAAGATGGCAGGATTGACCAGCATACCACCGGTAATCAGCTCAATTACACCAATGATCTGATGGGAACAAGTAGGCTGCAAAGGGGGCTCAGTGGCAGCTTGGATGACATTGTTGTTGACATGTTTAGGCCG GATAATGATAACGGTGGTCTTTTCATCGATGGGGACTGGCAGCTGGTCTAG